Proteins encoded within one genomic window of Thiothrix litoralis:
- the coxB gene encoding cytochrome c oxidase subunit II, translated as MLHKSKKRLSALSITGGAWLFSGMAYAGYEYNLNTPASTLTQEIFDLHMLTTVVGTIIMIIVTALIVYALFAFRQSKGAVADQEFHNGWFGRWAWALVPVLVLGIDLSIASSASHTLSSVESHDKADVTVKVIGSQWKWTYEYMDDDIKIVSNLKKLEPTDPLYLRDVDEPLVLPTDRRVRFLLTSTDVLHNWGIAEIVPKKINIPGYINETWTHITKEGTYRGQCYENCGTGHAFMPAVVTAVSPAKYEEWKAGKKAQQAQAAAEASADKEWTQVELMAKGQAVYTKNCLACHQATGLGLPGVFPALAGSKIATSTNPADHIAIVVKGKAGTAMAAWGAQLNDLDIAAVISYERNSWGNAAGIVQPKDIKAAR; from the coding sequence ATGCTGCATAAAAGCAAGAAACGCTTATCCGCCCTGTCGATCACAGGTGGCGCTTGGCTATTCAGCGGCATGGCTTACGCCGGGTACGAATACAATCTGAACACGCCCGCCTCAACCCTGACGCAGGAAATCTTTGACCTGCACATGCTGACCACGGTTGTCGGCACCATCATTATGATCATTGTTACCGCACTGATCGTTTACGCTCTGTTTGCTTTCCGCCAATCCAAAGGCGCGGTGGCTGATCAGGAATTCCACAATGGCTGGTTTGGGCGCTGGGCTTGGGCGCTGGTTCCCGTGCTCGTGCTGGGCATTGACTTAAGTATTGCCAGTTCTGCGTCACATACCCTGTCTTCGGTGGAGTCCCATGACAAAGCGGATGTCACCGTCAAAGTCATCGGTTCGCAGTGGAAGTGGACTTACGAATACATGGACGACGACATCAAAATCGTCAGCAACCTGAAAAAACTCGAACCCACCGACCCCTTATACCTGCGTGATGTGGATGAGCCGCTGGTATTGCCCACTGATAGACGGGTGCGTTTCCTGCTGACCTCCACCGATGTCCTGCATAATTGGGGAATTGCGGAAATTGTCCCCAAGAAAATCAATATTCCCGGCTACATCAATGAAACCTGGACGCACATCACCAAGGAAGGCACTTACCGAGGGCAATGCTACGAAAACTGCGGCACAGGCCACGCTTTCATGCCTGCGGTCGTCACCGCTGTCAGCCCGGCAAAATATGAAGAGTGGAAGGCGGGCAAAAAAGCCCAACAAGCACAGGCTGCTGCCGAAGCCTCTGCCGACAAGGAGTGGACACAAGTAGAGCTGATGGCCAAGGGTCAAGCCGTTTACACCAAGAACTGCTTGGCTTGCCATCAGGCAACCGGTCTGGGCTTGCCCGGCGTATTCCCAGCACTGGCTGGCAGCAAAATAGCCACCAGCACCAACCCCGCAGATCACATCGCCATTGTGGTGAAGGGCAAAGCGGGTACGGCGATGGCAGCCTGGGGGGCACAACTGAACGATCTGGATATTGCGGCGGTGATTAGCTACGAACGCAATTCCTGGGGCAATGCCGCTGGCATCGTACAACCCAAAGACATAAAAGCCGCGCGATAA
- a CDS encoding cbb3-type cytochrome c oxidase subunit I: MSGAAAHDGHHDHHGPPQGWQRWVYSTNHKDIGTMYLFFALFMLFFGGAMAMYIRAELFMPGVQLASPDFYNNMVTDHALVMIFGMVMPAAAGMANWMIPMMIGAPDMALPRLNNLSFWLLPAAAIMLILSILAPYIFPGSGTPVNTGWTLLPPLSIQTGIGMDFTIFAIHTLGVSSILASINIVTTILNMRAPTMTMMKMPLFVWAWLFTGLLLIAVMPVLAGGVTMLLFDRHFGTSFFDAAGGGDPILFQHLFWFFGHPEVYVLLLPSIGVLGLVIPTFARKPLFGYKSLVYGMGVLAALGMVVWAHHQYTIGMSLAATNYFMIGTILISIPVGLMLLNFIFTMWRGSMTFETPMLFGIAIILMFSFAGVTGVMLAVVPADMQYHDTMFVVAHFHYALIPGAVFGLYAGVFYWLPKWTGHMYDERLGKIFFWWTTISFNVTFFPQHFSGLAGMPRRIVDYSVQYTEFNVISSLGGFAFGLSHLLFLYIIIKTIRGGVKAPDKPWDGAQIGTPGLEWTLSSPPPFHSFTEAPVVK, translated from the coding sequence ATGAGTGGAGCAGCAGCACACGACGGTCATCACGATCACCACGGGCCACCACAGGGTTGGCAGCGCTGGGTTTACAGCACTAACCACAAGGACATCGGCACGATGTACCTGTTTTTTGCCTTGTTCATGCTGTTTTTCGGCGGGGCAATGGCGATGTATATCCGCGCCGAATTGTTCATGCCGGGGGTGCAGCTCGCCAGCCCGGATTTTTACAACAATATGGTGACAGACCATGCCTTGGTGATGATCTTCGGGATGGTAATGCCTGCCGCAGCGGGAATGGCGAACTGGATGATCCCGATGATGATCGGTGCGCCGGATATGGCTTTGCCGCGCTTGAATAACCTGAGCTTTTGGTTGTTACCCGCAGCGGCGATCATGCTGATTCTGTCTATCCTCGCGCCGTATATTTTTCCGGGCAGCGGTACGCCGGTCAATACGGGTTGGACGCTGTTGCCACCGTTGTCGATCCAGACCGGGATAGGCATGGATTTCACCATTTTTGCGATTCATACCCTTGGGGTATCGTCGATTCTGGCTTCGATCAATATTGTCACCACCATTTTGAACATGCGTGCGCCGACCATGACCATGATGAAAATGCCGCTGTTTGTATGGGCGTGGTTGTTTACCGGCTTATTGCTGATTGCGGTGATGCCGGTGTTGGCGGGGGGCGTCACCATGTTGCTGTTTGACCGTCACTTCGGCACCTCATTCTTTGATGCGGCGGGGGGGGGCGACCCTATCCTGTTCCAGCATTTGTTCTGGTTCTTTGGGCATCCTGAAGTGTATGTATTGTTGCTGCCTTCCATCGGGGTGCTGGGTTTGGTGATTCCGACCTTTGCACGCAAGCCGTTGTTTGGCTACAAGTCACTGGTGTATGGCATGGGTGTATTGGCAGCACTGGGCATGGTGGTCTGGGCGCATCACCAGTACACCATTGGCATGTCACTGGCGGCGACCAATTACTTCATGATCGGCACGATTCTGATTTCTATCCCGGTCGGGCTGATGCTGCTGAACTTCATTTTCACCATGTGGCGCGGCTCGATGACCTTTGAAACGCCGATGCTGTTTGGGATTGCGATTATCCTGATGTTCTCGTTTGCCGGGGTCACCGGGGTCATGTTGGCGGTCGTGCCAGCAGATATGCAGTATCACGACACCATGTTTGTGGTGGCGCATTTCCACTATGCCTTGATTCCGGGGGCGGTGTTTGGCTTGTATGCGGGGGTGTTTTACTGGTTGCCGAAATGGACAGGCCACATGTATGACGAGCGGCTGGGCAAGATTTTCTTCTGGTGGACGACTATTTCTTTCAACGTCACCTTCTTCCCGCAACACTTTTCCGGGCTGGCGGGAATGCCACGGCGAATTGTGGATTACAGCGTGCAGTACACCGAGTTCAACGTGATTTCCAGTCTTGGCGGGTTTGCGTTTGGTTTGTCGCACTTGCTGTTCCTGTACATCATTATCAAGACGATCCGGGGTGGTGTAAAAGCACCGGACAAACCGTGGGATGGTGCGCAAATCGGCACACCGGGGCTGGAATGGACACTGTCTTCCCCACCGCCCTTCCACAGCTTTACTGAAGCACCAGTGGTGAAATGA
- a CDS encoding cytochrome c oxidase assembly protein: MSTQGAPDETLASKNRRVTRRLFLVVGGMFAFGFAMVPLYQLACEVGGINGVAGTPGGGRMTDIDTAAAVTPIDTSRLITVQFDATINTGLPWEFHPMTKQVQVHPGEKVAVRYYAKNNSDKPITGQAIPGITPWQVTQHFSKIECFCFTQQTLQPGEAKEMPVYFSIDPAVDKQYETVTLSYTFMNTDRDKALTPEQHAALNTSH; the protein is encoded by the coding sequence ATGAGTACGCAGGGCGCTCCCGACGAAACCTTGGCAAGCAAGAACAGGCGTGTGACCCGCCGCCTGTTTCTGGTGGTTGGGGGTATGTTTGCGTTTGGGTTTGCCATGGTTCCGTTGTACCAATTGGCTTGTGAGGTCGGTGGTATTAATGGCGTGGCGGGAACACCGGGGGGCGGGCGAATGACCGATATCGACACCGCTGCCGCCGTAACGCCAATCGACACCAGCCGCCTGATCACGGTGCAGTTTGATGCCACCATCAACACAGGCTTGCCGTGGGAATTTCACCCGATGACCAAGCAAGTGCAGGTACATCCCGGTGAAAAAGTGGCGGTGCGTTATTACGCCAAGAACAACTCGGACAAGCCGATTACCGGGCAAGCTATTCCGGGCATTACTCCGTGGCAAGTCACGCAACACTTTAGCAAAATCGAGTGTTTTTGTTTCACCCAACAAACCTTGCAGCCCGGCGAAGCCAAGGAAATGCCGGTGTATTTCAGCATCGACCCGGCGGTGGACAAGCAGTACGAAACAGTCACGCTGTCTTACACCTTTATGAATACTGACCGCGACAAAGCCTTAACACCCGAACAACACGCGGCACTGAACACCAGCCATTAA
- a CDS encoding cytochrome c oxidase subunit 3, producing MTTHADTHTDTEAYFIPEPSRWPIIAVFGIFMLFLGLVLSINKMSLAGSLIMVTGFAVLAHLMQGWFGSVIDENLTGKYNGQVSRSFRQGMFWFITSEAAFFVTFFGCLFYLRNITLPWLGGDGQLGTSNMLWEGFQYNWPLLNLPDADTTKYVPAKEAMGPWGLPFLNTIILMSSGVTLTWAHWGLKKANNQQLVRGLVMTIALGVIFFFVQGYEYWHAHHAMDLTLNAGVYGSTFYMLTGFHGLHVTIGTIMLTVIAVRSARNHFTEHNHFAFEAVAWYWHFVDVVWIALFIFVYWL from the coding sequence ATGACCACACATGCGGATACACACACGGATACCGAAGCGTATTTTATCCCGGAACCCAGTCGCTGGCCGATTATCGCAGTGTTTGGCATCTTCATGCTGTTTCTCGGGCTGGTGCTGAGCATCAACAAGATGAGTCTGGCGGGCAGCTTGATCATGGTTACGGGCTTCGCGGTACTGGCGCATTTGATGCAAGGCTGGTTCGGCTCGGTTATCGACGAAAACCTGACTGGCAAATACAACGGGCAAGTCAGCCGTTCGTTCCGTCAGGGCATGTTCTGGTTCATTACCTCGGAAGCGGCGTTTTTCGTCACCTTTTTCGGCTGCCTGTTTTACTTGCGCAATATTACCTTGCCGTGGCTGGGCGGTGATGGGCAGTTGGGAACCTCCAATATGTTGTGGGAAGGCTTCCAGTACAACTGGCCGCTGCTCAACTTGCCGGATGCAGACACCACCAAATACGTGCCAGCCAAGGAAGCGATGGGGCCGTGGGGTCTGCCGTTCCTCAATACGATTATCCTGATGAGCAGTGGCGTGACCCTGACATGGGCACACTGGGGGTTGAAGAAAGCCAATAACCAACAGTTGGTAAGGGGTCTGGTCATGACCATTGCCTTGGGGGTCATCTTCTTCTTCGTGCAGGGCTATGAGTATTGGCACGCCCACCATGCGATGGATCTGACCCTGAATGCCGGGGTGTATGGCTCGACATTTTACATGCTGACGGGCTTCCACGGTCTGCACGTCACCATCGGCACGATCATGCTGACCGTGATTGCGGTGCGCAGTGCCAGAAACCATTTCACCGAACACAACCACTTCGCGTTTGAAGCGGTCGCGTGGTATTGGCACTTCGTCGACGTGGTGTGGATAGCCTTGTTTATTTTCGTGTATTGGTTGTAA
- a CDS encoding twin transmembrane helix small protein has protein sequence MWFKVLIIINLALILISLVSGVFFLAKDDGKSNRVVASLTTRVALSVFLLCLLMVGYFTGQITPHGVVP, from the coding sequence ATGTGGTTTAAGGTACTCATTATCATCAATCTGGCGCTGATCCTGATCAGTCTGGTTTCCGGTGTGTTTTTCCTCGCCAAGGATGACGGCAAATCCAATCGGGTGGTAGCATCGTTGACTACACGGGTAGCACTGTCAGTTTTCCTGCTGTGCCTGTTAATGGTCGGCTACTTCACCGGGCAAATTACCCCCCACGGCGTCGTGCCGTGA
- a CDS encoding SURF1 family protein, with translation MLQHSENASITARYHFRPSVFTTLLTVVMVGIFTSLSVWQYHRANYKEQVAQAVARQTTLAPLDLNQAAVDWPAQRFRHVTVSGQWETHHTVLLDNIVEHGKAGYHVITPLRLANGQHVLVNRGWVEVGADRQVLPKIPTPPGELQLSGTLDQPRSKPVFLFGDMPADTEGNQRWLYLDTAHFAQKLGYPLAPYLLLQTSDTPDSLRRDWPAYSNNAGMHIGYSIQWAAFGLMVLVAYLKMNTHKTTKETA, from the coding sequence TTGTTACAACACAGTGAAAATGCCAGTATAACAGCACGTTACCATTTCCGGCCTAGCGTTTTTACCACGCTGCTGACCGTGGTGATGGTGGGTATTTTTACGTCATTATCCGTATGGCAATACCACCGGGCAAACTATAAGGAACAGGTAGCACAAGCCGTGGCACGCCAAACCACCCTAGCTCCGCTCGACCTGAACCAAGCCGCTGTGGACTGGCCAGCACAACGCTTCCGCCACGTCACCGTCAGCGGTCAGTGGGAAACCCATCACACCGTGCTGCTGGATAATATCGTGGAGCATGGCAAAGCGGGCTACCACGTCATTACCCCGCTACGCCTGGCTAACGGGCAACACGTCTTGGTGAACCGAGGTTGGGTGGAAGTCGGTGCTGACCGGCAGGTATTACCCAAGATCCCCACGCCCCCCGGCGAACTCCAGTTAAGCGGCACACTGGACCAACCCCGTTCCAAACCCGTCTTCCTGTTTGGGGATATGCCAGCCGATACCGAAGGCAACCAACGCTGGCTTTACCTCGATACCGCCCATTTCGCACAAAAGCTGGGCTACCCGCTCGCGCCTTACCTGTTGCTGCAAACCTCTGACACGCCCGATAGCTTACGGCGCGACTGGCCTGCTTACAGCAATAACGCCGGAATGCACATTGGCTACAGCATCCAGTGGGCGGCTTTCGGGCTAATGGTGCTGGTTGCCTACCTGAAAATGAATACGCATAAAACCACCAAGGAAACTGCATGA
- a CDS encoding SCO family protein: MTATTDNTLPPQQRSNRTLWILVIVCSFPYLAGWVYFQFMDKLPLPATTNHGSLVSPVRSVGELPLQDADGTTFNVADLRGSWVLVTVADSACTTACQKNLYFLRQVRQAMGNERRRVERLLVLTETSQLLTLQEHLTEHAGMKVAIGPPASLQQLQTLLQNPNPVAQDGLYIIDPLGNVMMSYPSDFNGELIIKDLRRLLKVSQVG, from the coding sequence ATGACTGCCACCACTGACAACACGCTTCCACCCCAGCAACGCAGCAACCGCACGCTGTGGATTCTGGTGATCGTGTGTTCATTCCCGTATCTGGCGGGGTGGGTTTATTTCCAGTTTATGGACAAATTACCCCTGCCAGCCACCACCAACCACGGCTCGCTGGTATCGCCCGTGCGCTCAGTAGGTGAATTACCCTTACAAGATGCAGATGGCACTACGTTCAATGTAGCTGACTTGCGCGGCAGTTGGGTGTTGGTCACGGTGGCTGACTCGGCTTGCACAACGGCTTGCCAGAAAAACCTGTATTTCCTGCGCCAGGTGCGTCAAGCCATGGGCAATGAACGCCGCCGGGTCGAACGTTTGCTGGTATTGACAGAAACCAGCCAGTTACTCACATTACAAGAACACCTAACCGAACACGCGGGGATGAAAGTGGCGATTGGGCCACCCGCCTCCCTGCAACAGTTACAGACCTTGTTGCAAAACCCTAACCCGGTGGCGCAAGACGGCCTTTACATCATCGACCCGCTGGGCAATGTGATGATGTCGTATCCATCTGATTTCAATGGAGAATTGATCATCAAAGATTTGCGCCGCCTGCTGAAAGTGTCGCAGGTGGGGTGA
- a CDS encoding DUF2189 domain-containing protein yields MATISSTDHTMATETPRLSVRKVDSEASMRWLNAGIKDFKASPGASIAYGMIYVVLGLVLAWLSWSNPIFITSLAAGFLIIGPIVAVGFYCMSRTLEQGGKPHFSQGLDGLRFNGVSLINFAMVLGVLIGVWAVISAVTVALFFDNVTVTDSALGTLMGHEQFVPFLLAWMLGGALIAVVAFSISVISVPLITDKKVDFVTAMITSVKTVMVNPGVMLSWAFILATLVFLGFIFGFVGLAITLPIAGHASWHAYRDLIETE; encoded by the coding sequence ATGGCTACGATTAGCAGTACTGACCACACAATGGCGACAGAAACCCCACGTTTAAGCGTGCGGAAAGTCGATTCTGAAGCTTCCATGCGCTGGCTAAACGCCGGTATCAAGGACTTCAAGGCATCACCGGGTGCAAGTATTGCCTATGGTATGATCTACGTCGTACTAGGGCTGGTGCTAGCTTGGCTGTCATGGTCAAACCCTATTTTCATTACTTCACTGGCAGCAGGTTTCCTGATTATCGGGCCGATTGTGGCGGTAGGCTTCTATTGCATGAGCCGCACACTGGAACAAGGCGGCAAACCACACTTCTCCCAAGGGCTGGATGGCTTGCGTTTCAATGGGGTCAGCCTGATCAATTTTGCTATGGTTCTCGGCGTGCTGATCGGCGTTTGGGCTGTCATTTCGGCTGTCACCGTCGCACTATTCTTCGATAACGTTACCGTCACCGACAGTGCGCTGGGTACTTTGATGGGTCATGAGCAATTTGTGCCGTTCCTGCTTGCCTGGATGCTGGGTGGTGCATTGATTGCTGTTGTTGCATTCTCCATCAGCGTGATCTCAGTCCCTTTGATCACTGACAAGAAAGTCGATTTCGTCACTGCCATGATAACCAGTGTAAAAACCGTGATGGTAAACCCCGGTGTCATGCTGAGCTGGGCATTTATTCTGGCAACCTTGGTGTTTTTGGGCTTCATTTTCGGCTTTGTTGGCTTGGCGATTACCTTGCCGATTGCAGGCCATGCAAGCTGGCACGCTTACCGTGACCTGATCGAAACAGAATAA